A stretch of DNA from Triticum dicoccoides isolate Atlit2015 ecotype Zavitan chromosome 2A, WEW_v2.0, whole genome shotgun sequence:
GTGGGCCTAGCCAGGCCCATCTGGGCGACGGACGAACGAGAAAATTGAAGGTAGCGTACGAGCAGAAGCAAATCTAGAGTGCAGGTTGAATAACAAAAACCATATGGGCTTTTATGCAAAATTACGTGACAGTGAACTGCCGGAAGCACTGCGTGCTTTATTAATAGGTTTATTAATAATTTAATTTTATTCACTTATTCAGAAAATGACCTAGGTTCAAACCATGTTCGAAATTTTCAAAAAcggtattttaaaaaatgttccgctttcaaattttgttcacaaattataAATTTGTTCATGATTTTTCAAAATTTATTCAGGTTCTTGGAAGCTTTTCGAATTTTTGAATATTTACAATTTATGATCattttaaaatttcatgaacaattttttaatccatgaacttttttgaatttatgaCCTTTTTAAAATTCATGAGTTCTTTTTGAATTTGTCGACTTTTTAAAATTAATAAATAATTTTCAAATTAGTGAAAACGTAGAAGGAAAATCGAAACATTTTTTTGAGGAAAAAACAAGACGTGAATGACCAGGTGAGCAACAGCTAGCGAGTGAGGCGGctcaatgggccggcccaccatgtcagcggtcAAGTGGGGGGTGTACGCGACACGAGCCATATTGCTTGCAGTGAGCAATACCTAGCAGCGCCCGGATCGATCACATGCGGGCGAGCTCGTTGGGGCCTCACCGATGCGCCGACTCCATTCTCTAGGGAGGGGCAAAACTGAAGCGTCATTGTGGCTGTTCGGTGAAGCGGCTGAGTGAAGCTAATCCACCAGGGGGAAAAGTCAATCATCGGTTGGTGGAAGCATTCATGGTTGCTAATGTGCGCCACTTTCCAGCGGCAATTAATGGAGGTATGTGTTTCAATTTCTAAAAACTGAGTTGCTTTTGTATATATACTCCGTCGTCACGAGCAGGCTAGCAGCACAGAAGGAGACAGAAAGAGAGATGCAACAATGAGCGTCGGGCCTCACCTCTATGGCGACAGAGTAAAACTAGGTGCACCTTCGCCGCTATTATCTTCAATCGTAGCCCATCTGATCTCGTTCTCTGCCTCCAGCTCGCCTGGCAACGGAGAATTCGTTGACGTGTCTGTGTCTCGATTTGCCTCCGGAGATGCTTTTCCTCCCatctgtaacacccccagtgtcaagcTACAGTATTCCCCtactaatgatgccaagtcatcactgttattgttgctaatctcacgttgattcaaaaccaattcaaattcaattttaaaataaagtcaaaaattcaaatttgccaaacatgaaaattaaaatgttcaaagtgtggaaaaTAATCACTGAGTAATTCTCATATTGTAACCAACCTCTTCTGAATTTCCAAAATGCCCATGGGAATTAACTCAGTGCTCCAGCAGCATTTAatttggccttttcaatttctaaaattaATTAGGCAACTCcttttggccccaaactttttgtgccatCTAATATTGTTGTGCTTGATTTATGTGCAAAGTTTTACAAGTAATAAAGCTCATTTGGTAGctagaataaatagaaaacagtagcAGGAATgtaaaacaataaaaaaatagaaaatgaataaAGCCTATTATGCCACTGGGCCATAAGTGGCCTCAGCACACAAGGCCCAGCCCACCAAGAGCCATCCTCCTCCATGTTCACAGCAGGAGGTCGTGGCACACATCCGACCACCATGGCCGCGGCTGTGGATGCGTGTTGGACATCCTGCGGCTTACCCCGGCGCCTACTTGACGCCCCgagctctcctctctctccctggtAACCCTAGTCCCCCAAATCCCCTCTCCTCACTCATATCCGACGACCTGGAAGAGGCCAAACTCgcggtcgtcgtcatcgtcgtcgatcccgcggccaccggcctccatTCGTCGCGCCAAGACGTCGAGGATCTCCGCCATCGTCGTCTCCGTCGCCCTCGCCTTTCGGTTGGAGCTCGGAAGGACTGCTGCCTCGCCATCGCACGGTCTTCTCCGCACGGCTGCCGCATCTCGTCGACGAGCGCGGCGCGTCCAGCCACCCCTGCACCTTCCAACCATGTCCATGAGCTCCACCGTGAGTTCCTCTCCCGACCCCCCCTTTTCCCCTGCTCGATCCGCGCCGTAGC
This window harbors:
- the LOC119359140 gene encoding uncharacterized protein LOC119359140 isoform X1, producing MRVGHPAAYPGAYLTPRALLSLPGNPSPPNPLSSLISDDLEEAKLAVVVIVVDPAATGLHSSRQDVEDLRHRRLRRPRLSVGARKDCCLAIARSSPHGCRISSTSAARPATPAPSNHVHELHHYETDAAATQYDYGVDDPSLLPEQPDGGAQDPDATFDDNCYYTEGAYYYMEAADDQE
- the LOC119359140 gene encoding uncharacterized protein LOC119359140 isoform X2, whose protein sequence is MRVGHPAAYPGAYLTPRALLSLPGNPSPPNPLSSLISDDLEEAKLAVVVIVVDPAATGLHSSRQDVEDLRHRRLRRPRLSVGARKDCCLAIARSSPHGCRISSTSAARPATPAPSNHVHELHHGGAQDPDATFDDNCYYTEGAYYYMEAADDQE